A DNA window from Camelina sativa cultivar DH55 chromosome 17, Cs, whole genome shotgun sequence contains the following coding sequences:
- the LOC104757707 gene encoding RNA-binding protein 24 isoform X1 produces MTMEDTTFTKVFVGGLAWETHKISLRNYFEQFGDIVEAVVITDKSSGRSKGYGFVTFCDPEAAQKACVDPAPVIDGRRANCNLAAFGVQRSKPSSPVHVGHAGGRGAIKVTSPFKTHFGAAATAMPSPLPFSHYTLPYTNPFGFSSYTMDYNYPTSYYNVYGGATAQHPMYGSGPMTGVAAAAAGFYPYLQFAEGNGPVTGYAPLHYPNHMFHYSALASSTGGNYPHHNGSPVSLAPSPVIPSVCFAVPQA; encoded by the exons ATGACAATGGAAGACACGACATTTACCAAGGTGTTCGTTGGAGGACTAGCTTgggaaacacacaaaatctcTCTCAGGAACTACTTTGAACAGTTTGGGGACATTGTTGAAGCTGTTGTTATCACTGATAAATCTAGTGGCAGATCTAAAGGCTACGGCTTT GTGACTTTTTGTGATCCGGAAGCAGCTCAGAAAGCTTGTGTAGATCCAGCTCCTGTTATTGATGGGAGAAGAGCTAATTGTAATCTTGCTGCTTTTGGTGTTCAGAGATCCAAACCTTCTTCTCCTGTTCATG TAGGACATGCAGGAGGAAGAGGCGCTATAAAGGTGACTAGCCCTTTCAAGACACACTTTGGAGCAGCGGCTACTGCTATGCCTTCGCCACTTCCATTCTCTCACTACACACTGCCTTACACTAATCCTTTTGG GTTCTCTTCATACACAATGGACTACAATTACCCCACG AGCTACTACAATGTGTATGGAGGAGCAACTGCTCAGCATCCAATGTATGGAAGCGGACCAATGACTGgtgtagcagcagcagcagcagggTTTTACCCATATCTCCAATTTGCTGAAGGAAATGGACCAGTCACTGGTTATGCTCCTCTCCACTACCCCAACCACATGTTTCACTATTCTGCTCTTGCCTCCTCTACGGGTGGAAACTATCCACACCACAATGGTTCACCAGTGTCTCTTGCACCTTCACCAGTCATACCATCAG TGTGCTTTGCAGTTCCACAGGCTTGA
- the LOC104757711 gene encoding uncharacterized protein LOC104757711, translating into MEEYLQYMKTLRSQMTDVEDHAAKVSVEEQTQVTTISTLEKDLAHALSETKRLKEETDQKTRAKGEICSHILEKQRKISSMESDSTNLAQSLVLILQERDSISAKLVSKRSNYVKTAEEARNKLEEQKGWFISHMSNKTGQHGQKNETRNNLMELSESARAKLDQAKQMRSNLTKENSKIKLSVEHVKHKINEFKPELMSVDMKVLEEEYTALLSDESGEAEYLSSLQSQAKKLKGISYIAKCGCGEEYSVGLD; encoded by the exons atggaggaGTATCTACAGTATATGAAGACTCTCCGGTCTCAAATGACTG ATGTGGAGGATCATGCGGCGAAGGTCTCCGTCGAGGAACAGACGCAGGTTACCACAATCAGTACCTTGGAGAAAGATCTCGCTCATG CATTGTCTGAGACGAAGAGACTAAAAGAAGAGACGGATCAGAAGACGAGGGCCAAAGGAGAAATATGCTCTCACATACTTGAAAAGCAGAGAAAGATTTCGTCCATGGAATCTGATTCAACAAATCTTGCGCAG AGTTTGGTTCTTATTCTACAAGAACGAGACAGTATATCTGCCAAACTTGTATCGAAACG TTCTAACTATGTGAAGACAGCAGAAGAAGCTAGAAACAAACTAGAGGAGCAAAAG GGATGGTTTATCTCCCATATGAGTAATAAAACTGGTCAACATGGGCAG AAAAACGAAACAAGGAATAACCTGATGGAACTATCAGAATCTGCTAGAGCAAAGCTTGATCAGGCAAAGCAGATGAGATCCAACCTTACTAAGGAAAATTCGAAG ATCAAGCTATCAGTTGAGCATGTGAAGCACAAGATTAATGAGTTTAAG CCAGAGTTAATGTCGGTGGATATGAAGGTTCTAGAAGAGGAATACACAGCTCTCTTGTCAGATGAGTCTGGAGAGGCAGAGTATCTGAGTTCGCTGCAGAGTCAGGCTAAGAAACTGAAG GGAATTTCTTACATTGCTAAATGTGGTTGTGGAGAAGAATACAGTGTTGGTCTAGATTAG
- the LOC109129915 gene encoding LOW QUALITY PROTEIN: putative F-box protein At1g33530 (The sequence of the model RefSeq protein was modified relative to this genomic sequence to represent the inferred CDS: deleted 1 base in 1 codon; substituted 1 base at 1 genomic stop codon), which produces MDDTNRGKVDGKSLAGIFINDDENETRKQRFKLETKSIACGFGEKMQFYGFGEKHNFYGFETHHSFSCLPSFPALSIKKKLVLVDLKRKKWQSKLQHIKRQVLRRSLANFSRVFSFLKRQTVSKRWKSLIELGHLAETHFRRRQEMYGAEEFKITFDMSKSEAHRVPGSCNGLVSVYNLVDVYLFNPETGVIRTVSRLRGGTKLSAGFGRDVVTGAYKLVVLYSFGDIDRVESVVFDLSTSQXRWRYKTAGPVPRSFTLIRQFVQAIGLSKACTTHTSKKTKKKRYNYWHSIQNAIHFA; this is translated from the exons ATGGATGATACGAATAGAGGAAAGGTTGATGGTAAATCCTTAGCTGGCATCTTCATCAACGATGATGAGAATGAG ACAAGGAAGCAGAGATTCAAGCTCGAAACTAAATCCATAGCCTGtggttttggcgagaaaatgcAATTTTACGGTTTCGGCGAGAAACACAATTTTTACGGTTTTG AAACCCACCACTCTTTTTCGTGTCTTCCTTCGTTTCCTGCTCTTTCAATAAAGAAGAAACTGgtgttggtggacttgaagagAAAGAAGTGGCAGTCGAAGCTCCAACATATCAAGAGACAGGTTTTACGCCGAAGCTTAGCAAATTTTAGTagagtttttagttttcttaagaGACAA ACCGTATCGAAACGTTGGAAATCATTGATCGAATTAGGCCATCTAGCTGAGACACACTTCCGTCGCCGTCAGGAAATGTATGGAGCCGAAGAGTTTAAAATCACTTTTGATATGTCCAAATCGG AAGCTCATCGAGTTCCTGGATCATGTAATGGTTTGGTCTCTGTCTACAATTTGGTCGACGTTTATCTATTCAACCCTGAGACAGGTGTGATCCGGACAGTTTCTCGTCTTCGAGGAGGTACCAAACTTTCAGCAGGATTCGGGAGAGACGTT GTGACCGGAGCATACAAATTGGTGGTTTTGTATAGCTTCGGTGATATTGACAGAGTTGAGTCTGTGGTTTTTGATCTGAGCACTAGCCAGTGAAGGTGGAGATACAAGACAGCTGGTCCAGTGCCTCGTTCTTTCACTCTAATTAGACAGTTCGTTCAGGCTATTGGTCTATCAAAAGCCTGCACAACTCATACTAGcaagaaaactaaaaagaaaagatataatTATTGGCATTCGATTCAGAATGCTATCCACTTCGCTTAA
- the LOC104757710 gene encoding uncharacterized protein LOC104757710 isoform X2, with amino-acid sequence MANSKFSLKVWFDKKISEPLVQILRRGAEPKQLAFSAALGITMGVFPICGVTVLLCGLAIASLGSLCHAPTVMLANFIATPIELSLVVPFLRLGEKIIGGPHFPLTSDALKKVLTGQASRDVFLSIGNALLGWLIAAPFVIIALYIVFLPCFKVLVRKFSSDGPTTKTPTKERIA; translated from the exons ATGGCGAATTCGAAATTTAGTTTGAAAGTTTGGTTCGATAAGAAGATCAGTGAACCACTTGTCCAGATCTTGCGAAG AGGTGCTGAGCCAAAGCAGCTGGCTTTCTCTGCAGCATTGGGGATTACCATGGGAGTATTTCCAATCTGTG GTGTTACGGTGTTGTTATGTGGCCTGGCTATTGCCTCGCTTGGATCTCTTTGTCATGCTCCAACTGTGATGTTGGCTAATTTCATTGCTACTCCAATAGAACTAAG TCTTGTGGTGCCTTTCTTACGGCTTGGCGAAAAAATAATCGGTGGACCTCATTTTCCTTTAACGTCTGATGCTCTAAAGAAGGTGTTGACAGGCCAAGCTTCCCGAGATGTTTTCTTAAGCATTGGCAATGCG CTACTAGGGTGGCTCATAGCGGCTCCATTTGTAATCATTGCACTATACATCGTGTTTCTGCCGTGTTTCAAAGTCCTTGTCCGCAAATTCAGCTCTGATGGTCCAACCACAAAGACACCAACAAAAGAAAGGATCGCCTAA
- the LOC104757712 gene encoding protein MOS2-like isoform X2: MKLSFSLPSKSKPKVTATADGNNAADDGASKEFVTEFDPSKTLADSTPKFVIPPIENTWRPHKKMKNLDLPLQSGNTGSGLEFEPEVPLPGTERPDNISYGLNLREKVKEDDDSIGGEDRKLSAGEQLMLQKLRRDLRSLADDPTLEDFESVPVEGYGAALMAGYGWKPGKGIGKNAKEDVEIKEYKKWTAKEGLGFDPDRSKVVDVKAKVKESVKLVNKPRDINGGDVFFVGKEVRIVGGRDIGLKGKIVEKLGSDLFVIKISGTGEEVKVGVNEVADLGSKEEEKCLKKLKDLQLNDKEKDKKVSKRGRGTERGSQTEVSVSEKQDRSRTREKKSKPWLRSHIKVRIVSKDLKGGRLYLKKGKVVDVVGPTTCDITMDETQELVQGVDQELLETALPRRGGPVLVLLGKHKGVYGNLVEKDLDKETGVVRDFDNHKMLDVRLDQVAEYMGDMDDIEY; this comes from the exons ATgaagctctctttctctctcccttccAAATCCAAGCCCAAAGTCACAGCGACCGCCGACGGGAACAACGCCGCTGATGACGGAGCTAGTAAAGAGTTCGTCACCGAATTCGATCCTTCGAAAACCCTAGCTGATTCCACCCCCAAATTCGTTATCCCTCCGATCGAGAACACATGGAGACCtcacaagaagatgaagaatctcGATCTACCTCTTCAATCCGGTAACACAGGTTCCGGTCTCGAATTCGAGCCTGAGGTTCCTTTACCCGGTACTGAGAGGCCCGATAACATCAGCTACGGTTTGAATCTGCGTGAGAAAGTGAAGGAGGATGACGACTCTATCGGGGGTGAAGATCGGAAGTTATCTGCAGGGGAGCAGCTTATGCTACAAAAGTTGAGGAGAGATCTGAGATCACTCGCTGATGATCCGACGTTGGAGGATTTTGAGAGCGTTCCTGTGGAGGGTTATGGAGCTGCGTTGATGGCTGGGTATGGGTGGAAGCCAGGTAAGGGGATAG GTAAGAATGCTAAAGAAGATGTTGAGATTAAGGAATATAAAAAATGGACTGCTAAGGAAGGATTAGGTTTTGATCCTGATAGATCTAAGGTTGTTGATGTGAAGGCTAAAGTTAAAGAAAGTGTGAAACTTGTTAATAAGCCTAGAGATATTAATGGTGGAGATGTGTTTTTTGTTGGGAAGGAAGTGAGAATTGTGGGAGGAAGAGATATAGGATTAAAGGGTAAGATTGTGGAGAAACTGGGTAgtgatttgtttgttattaagATCTCTGGAACTGGAGAGGAAGTGAAAGTGGGTGTGAATGAGGTTGCTGATTTGGGttccaaggaagaagaaaagtgtttgaagaagttgaaagatttacaattaaatgataAGGAGAAAGATAAGAAAGTTAGTAAACGAGGTAGAGGAACAGAGAGAGGGAGTCAAACTGAAGTTAGCGTTAGTGAGAAGCAGGATAGAAGTcgaacaagagagaagaaatcgaaGCCCTGGCTCAGGAGTCATATAAAGGTGCGGATAGTAAGCAAGGATTTGAAAGGTGGGAGATTGTATCTTAAGAAGGGAAaagttgttgatgttgttggaCCGACGACTTGTGATATCACCATGGATGAGACGCAAGAGTTGGTTCAAGGGGTGGATCAGGAGTTGCTTGAGACGGCATTACCTAGACGAGGAGGGccggttttggttttattgggGAAGCATAAgggtgtctatggaaatctgGTTGAGAAAGATTTGGATAAAGAAACTGGTGTGGTTCGTGATTTCGACAACCACAAGATGCTTGATGTCAGACTTGACCAAGTTGCTGAGTACATGGGCGATATGGATGATATTGAATACTGA
- the LOC104757709 gene encoding phytolongin Phyl1.2: protein MGSIKNTVHYCCVSKDNQILYAYNNAGDHRNNDSLAALCLEKTPPFHKWYFETMSKRTFGFLMEDGFVYFAIVDDVFRRSSVLDFLENLKGELKKANKKNSRGSFSGSMSFSNVQDQLVRRLIASLETDLTCLPISSPSIDGAEQSDAANSTKAPLLGRSNKQEKKKERDHVNSERGIEIEEHRKSNDRGNVTERSDSSSAATTYVPRRGRSESIERKWRRQVQIVLAIDAAICLTLLGVWLAICNGIECTRS from the coding sequence ATGGGTTCAATCAAAAACACAGTTCACTACTGTTGTGTCTCAAAAGACAATCAGATTCTATACGCTTACAACAATGCCGGAGACCACCGCAACAACGACAGTCTCGCTGCGTTATGCTTAGAAAAGACTCCGCCTTTTCACAAGTGGTACTTCGAAACGATGAGTAAGAGGACTTTTGGGTTCTTGATGGAAGATGGGTTCGTTTATTTCGccattgttgatgatgtttTCAGGAGATCTAGCGTTCTTGACTTTCTTGAGAATCTAAAGGGTGAGTTAAAGAAAGCTAATAAGAAGAATTCGAGAGGTAGCTTCTCTGGGAGTATGAGTTTTAGCAATGTTCAAGACCAGCTTGTCCGAAGACTCATAGCTTCGTTGGAGACTGATCTCACTTGTCTTCCAATATCCTCACCTTCCATTGATGGTGCTGAACAAAGCGACGCAGCTAATTCAACGAAAGCTCCGCTTTTGGGAAGATCCAAtaagcaagagaagaagaaagagagagatcatgTGAACTCAGAGAGAGGCATTGAGATAGAGGAACACCGGAAATCAAATGATAGAGGAAACGTTACAGAACGTTCTGATTCTTCATCTGCAGCAACTACATATGTTCCAAGAAGGGGACGATCTGAGAGCATTGAGAGGAAGTGGCGGCGTCAAGTGCAGATTGTTCTTGCCATTGATGCAGCTATTTGCTTGACGCTACTTGGTGTTTGGTTGGCTATTTGTAATGGCATTGAGTGTACACGTTCTTGA
- the LOC104757707 gene encoding RNA-binding protein 24 isoform X2: MTMEDTTFTKVFVGGLAWETHKISLRNYFEQFGDIVEAVVITDKSSGRSKGYGFVTFCDPEAAQKACVDPAPVIDGRRANCNLAAFGVQRSKPSSPVHGHAGGRGAIKVTSPFKTHFGAAATAMPSPLPFSHYTLPYTNPFGFSSYTMDYNYPTSYYNVYGGATAQHPMYGSGPMTGVAAAAAGFYPYLQFAEGNGPVTGYAPLHYPNHMFHYSALASSTGGNYPHHNGSPVSLAPSPVIPSVCFAVPQA, translated from the exons ATGACAATGGAAGACACGACATTTACCAAGGTGTTCGTTGGAGGACTAGCTTgggaaacacacaaaatctcTCTCAGGAACTACTTTGAACAGTTTGGGGACATTGTTGAAGCTGTTGTTATCACTGATAAATCTAGTGGCAGATCTAAAGGCTACGGCTTT GTGACTTTTTGTGATCCGGAAGCAGCTCAGAAAGCTTGTGTAGATCCAGCTCCTGTTATTGATGGGAGAAGAGCTAATTGTAATCTTGCTGCTTTTGGTGTTCAGAGATCCAAACCTTCTTCTCCTGTTCATG GACATGCAGGAGGAAGAGGCGCTATAAAGGTGACTAGCCCTTTCAAGACACACTTTGGAGCAGCGGCTACTGCTATGCCTTCGCCACTTCCATTCTCTCACTACACACTGCCTTACACTAATCCTTTTGG GTTCTCTTCATACACAATGGACTACAATTACCCCACG AGCTACTACAATGTGTATGGAGGAGCAACTGCTCAGCATCCAATGTATGGAAGCGGACCAATGACTGgtgtagcagcagcagcagcagggTTTTACCCATATCTCCAATTTGCTGAAGGAAATGGACCAGTCACTGGTTATGCTCCTCTCCACTACCCCAACCACATGTTTCACTATTCTGCTCTTGCCTCCTCTACGGGTGGAAACTATCCACACCACAATGGTTCACCAGTGTCTCTTGCACCTTCACCAGTCATACCATCAG TGTGCTTTGCAGTTCCACAGGCTTGA
- the LOC104757710 gene encoding uncharacterized protein LOC104757710 isoform X1 yields the protein MANSKFSLKVWFDKKISEPLVQILRRGAEPKQLAFSAALGITMGVFPICGVTVLLCGLAIASLGSLCHAPTVMLANFIATPIELSLVVPFLRLGEKIIGGPHFPLTSDALKKVLTGQASRDVFLSIGNAIFDNPIASQVGFLLTMLSFVSVTKSKDKILLSLIATRVAHSGSICNHCTIHRVSAVFQSPCPQIQL from the exons ATGGCGAATTCGAAATTTAGTTTGAAAGTTTGGTTCGATAAGAAGATCAGTGAACCACTTGTCCAGATCTTGCGAAG AGGTGCTGAGCCAAAGCAGCTGGCTTTCTCTGCAGCATTGGGGATTACCATGGGAGTATTTCCAATCTGTG GTGTTACGGTGTTGTTATGTGGCCTGGCTATTGCCTCGCTTGGATCTCTTTGTCATGCTCCAACTGTGATGTTGGCTAATTTCATTGCTACTCCAATAGAACTAAG TCTTGTGGTGCCTTTCTTACGGCTTGGCGAAAAAATAATCGGTGGACCTCATTTTCCTTTAACGTCTGATGCTCTAAAGAAGGTGTTGACAGGCCAAGCTTCCCGAGATGTTTTCTTAAGCATTGGCAATGCG ATCTTTGACAATCCTATAGCTTCACAAGTGGGATTTTTACTCACCATGTTGTCATTTGTTAGTGTTACCAAATCTAAAGATAAAATACTGCTTTCCCTCATAG CTACTAGGGTGGCTCATAGCGGCTCCATTTGTAATCATTGCACTATACATCGTGTTTCTGCCGTGTTTCAAAGTCCTTGTCCGCAAATTCAGCTCTGA
- the LOC104757708 gene encoding RING-H2 finger protein ATL58-like gives MSYSNSNPENYSSSSAGTNSPELKLYQAFIFSVPICFTFIILFLFYLIYLRRGSSDLSSLGMRTTFIPGTALSTAELGLSKELREMLPIVVFKESFTVMDSQCSVCLGEYQADDKLQQIPVCKHTFHMDCIDLWLTSHTTCPLCRLALLPSQPRQTEEDSGPSLVSPDEEVLSQPASQPVNQRVVSSQPESEPVNHRQVWSQPESEPVNHLNDGQEQQSDPTQCDRDAEEGLKEMQEDEQNSIGTSNACCSCRPG, from the exons ATGTCTTACAGCAACTCAAACCCGGAAAACTACAGTTCATCATCAGCCGGTACGAACTCGCCGGAGCTTAAACTTTATCAAGCATTCATCTTTTCTGTACCAATCTGCTTCACATTTAttattctcttcttgttctacTTGATCTACCTTCGTCGTGGTAGCTCCGATTTGTCTTCTCTCGGAATGCGAACTACTTTTATCCCAGGAACCGCTCTCTCCACG GCTGAATTAGGATTGAGTAAAGAGCTTAGAGAGATGCTTCCCATTGTCGTCTTTAAAGAGAGCTTCACCGTTATGGATTCACA ATGTTCTGTTTGCCTTGGGGAGTATCAAGCAGATGACAAGCTTCAACAGATTCCAGTATGTAAACACACTTTTCACATGGATTGCATTGATCTTTGGCTCACATCGCATACCACTTGCCCCCTTTGCCGTCTCGCTCTTCTCCCCAGCCAACCCCGTCAAACCGAAGAAGATTCTGGTCCGAGTCTTGTGAGCCCTGATGAAGAAGTGTTGAGTCAACCAGCATCTCAGCCAGTAAACCAGAGAGTTGTGTCGAGTCAACCAGAATCCGAGCCAGTAAACCACAGACAAGTGTGGAGTCAACCCGAATCCGAGCCAGTAAACCACCTAAACGATGGCCAAGAGCAACAGTCTGATCCGACTCAGTGTGATCGAGATGCGGAGGAGGGCTTGAAGGAAATGCAAGAGGATGAACAGAACAGCATCGGGACATCGAATGCTTGTTGTAGTTGTAGACCTGGTTAA
- the LOC104757712 gene encoding protein MOS2-like isoform X1 yields the protein MKLSFSLPSKSKPKVTATADGNNAADDGASKEFVTEFDPSKTLADSTPKFVIPPIENTWRPHKKMKNLDLPLQSGNTGSGLEFEPEVPLPGTERPDNISYGLNLREKVKEDDDSIGGEDRKLSAGEQLMLQKLRRDLRSLADDPTLEDFESVPVEGYGAALMAGYGWKPGKGIGKNAKEDVEIKEYKKWTAKEGLGFDPDRSKVVDVKAKVKESVKLVNKPRDINGGDVFFVGKEVRIVGGRDIGLKGKIVEKLGSDLFVIKISGTGEEVKVGVNEVADLGSKEEEKCLKKLKDLQLNDKEKDKKVSKRGRGTERGSQTEVSVSEKQDRSRTREKKSKPWLRSHIKVRVVSKDLKGGRLYLKKGKVVDVVGPTTCDITMDETQELVQGVDQELLETALPRRGGPVLVLLGKHKGVYGNLVEKDLDKETGVVRDFDNHKMLDVRLDQVAEYMGDMDDIEY from the coding sequence ATgaagctctctttctctctcccttccAAATCCAAGCCCAAAGTCACAGCGACCGCCGACGGGAACAACGCCGCTGATGACGGAGCTAGTAAAGAGTTCGTCACCGAATTCGATCCTTCGAAAACCCTAGCTGATTCCACCCCCAAATTCGTTATCCCTCCGATCGAGAACACATGGAGACCtcacaagaagatgaagaatctcGATCTACCTCTTCAATCCGGTAACACAGGTTCCGGTCTCGAATTCGAGCCTGAGGTTCCTTTACCCGGTACTGAGAGGCCCGATAACATCAGCTACGGTTTGAATCTGCGTGAGAAAGTGAAGGAGGATGACGACTCTATCGGGGGTGAAGATCGGAAGTTATCTGCAGGGGAGCAGCTTATGCTACAAAAGTTGAGGAGAGATCTGAGATCACTCGCTGATGATCCGACGTTGGAGGATTTTGAGAGCGTTCCTGTGGAGGGTTATGGAGCTGCGTTGATGGCTGGGTATGGGTGGAAGCCAGGTAAGGGGATAGGTAAGAATGCTAAAGAAGATGTTGAGATTAAGGAATATAAAAAATGGACTGCTAAGGAAGGATTAGGTTTTGATCCTGATAGATCTAAGGTTGTTGATGTGAAGGCTAAAGTTAAAGAAAGTGTGAAACTTGTTAATAAGCCTAGAGATATTAATGGTGGAGATGTGTTTTTTGTTGGGAAGGAAGTGAGAATTGTGGGAGGAAGAGATATAGGATTAAAGGGTAAGATTGTGGAGAAACTGGGTAgtgatttgtttgttattaagATCTCTGGAACTGGAGAGGAAGTGAAAGTGGGTGTGAATGAGGTTGCTGATTTGGGttccaaggaagaagaaaagtgtttgaagaagttgaaagatttacaattaaatgataAGGAGAAAGATAAGAAAGTTAGTAAACGAGGTAGAGGAACAGAGAGAGGGAGTCAAACTGAAGTTAGCGTTAGTGAGAAGCAGGATAGAAGTcgaacaagagagaagaaatcgaaGCCCTGGCTCAGGAGTCATATAAAGGTGCGGGTAGTAAGCAAGGATTTGAAAGGTGGGAGATTGTATCTTAAGAAGGGAAaagttgttgatgttgttggaCCGACGACTTGTGATATCACCATGGATGAGACGCAAGAGTTGGTTCAAGGGGTGGATCAGGAGTTGCTTGAGACGGCATTACCTAGACGAGGAGGGccggttttggttttattgggGAAGCATAAgggtgtctatggaaatctgGTTGAGAAAGATTTGGATAAAGAAACTGGTGTGGTTCGTGATTTCGACAACCACAAGATGCTTGATGTTAGACTTGACCAAGTTGCTGAGTACATGGGCGATATGGATGATATTGAATACTGA